CAATACGCTTATTTGCGAAGGTTCTGATGGCCGCGTTTTTGAAGTGACGGCAGAACACGAAATCGTGTGGGAATACATCTGCCCCTACAAGGGCCACATCAGCCTGCCCATGAACTGGGTGTACCGCGCCTATCGCCTGCCCTACTCCTGGGTGCCGCAGGCTGACGTGCCGGAAGAAAAGGCCATTGAACCGCTGGAAGTCAAAACCTTCCGCGTACCCGGCGCGGCCCCGTTTGGGCCCATGTCTGAAGTCAAGGTTGACGGCACCATCGGGTACTACAGCGGCGCAGGGCACTGCGTTGCCGCCACGGAATAAAAAACTGTCCGCCATACCTTCCTTGCAGGGGCTCCGTCTTCGGGCGGGGCCTCTGTCCGTTTATGGATGACCCCCTGCTCAAAGCCTGTTCCTCATGATGCAGACAAGTGCCTCTTGCAGAATGAGGACACCTCCCACGCGGGGTCAACATCACCGGAAAGCCAGCTTCCCTCCCTAATTTCAGATCAGGAGGCAGCCCGCAACAACGCAGGACAAGGTAAAAATTTTAAGGAAGCCCCCGCAACAAATCTTACCCTCACGAATTTTCGCCATCAAAAAGGCGGGAGAGCAAGCTCCCCCGCCACATCAGCCCAAGGGCTGCAAAAAATCAGAACTGATAACGGAAGGTCAGCGAAACCCGCCAGTTATCCCGATACTGCGAATCTTCCACTCCACGCCACGTGCTGCCGTCAAGATGCAGGTTCACATAGGCAGCTTCAACATTCATCAGCAGGTTGTCGTAAATCTTGTAGGTATTGGACACGCTGCCTTCCCAGGCATGGTCGGTGGTGGTGAGGTAGGCCATGGGGCCGTCGGCCCTGCTGGGATAACTCGTCATATTGGCCTTGCGGGGCATTTCCGCACTGTTTGTGCCATGAAAATACGCAAGCTTGAAGGTGTGGGTAAGGTCGTCAATAAAGCTGACATCTTTGATGGTGCCCACAACGCCAGCCAGACCGCCGGGATTGTGCCCGAGGACCTTCCATGTATTGAGATCAAAGAAACCGCCGCCAAAACCCAGAGGCGTGACCGGCCAGGGAGAGTTGAACACAGGCAGGCGTTCCGAACCGTTATAGGGGTTGCTGTCGTCGCCGCTGCCGTACCAGGCGGTGATTCCTGGGACGCCCCAGTCACATTTGTAATCCACACGCAAGGCCGCGTACCAACCCTGACGCACGAGATCAAAGGTCTTGGTCTGTCCCGTGGAGCTGAACTGGGTGTAATCTTTCAACTCGCCCATATCCACGCGGCCATAAGTGAACTCCGCCGCGATATCAAAAGGCTCGAAAGCCGTGACGTCAGAGGTCAGGCCGCCCCAGAAGCCATTACCCCAGGTATTGTTTGCGTTGCGATACTTTTTTTCAAACGTGCTGACATAGTTGCCGCCGCTGCCAAGCACAGGCATAAGCCCGCCGCGCGGGGCGTAAATGGCAGGTTCGCGCTGGTCGGTATTGTTGTTGATGCCGCGCAGGCTGTTCTCGCCAATGAGGCCATACATGCCCCAGGGGGTTATTTTCAGGCCGTTGCCGGTGATCGGCAAGGTCAGCGCCAGCAGATCAAGGTTATCAAGGTAGTTTTTCTGCGTCTGCCCGTTTTGCGTAATTTCAGAATTGTCGTTATAAGGCCGCGCCCAGAAGCCCGTCAGCCCCATCTTGTAATCCCCGCTGCTCACCAGAGGAGAACTGACGGTTACACCGGTGGAATACTGACCATATACCGCACTCCAGCCAGTCACATAACCGGGCAGAAGCTGCGGCTGCATACCCATGCGCACCTTTATATCAGTCCTGGGCACGAGCCAGTCAATGTACGCATGCCGGACGCCAAGATTCTTTGAACTGTCCGCTCCAAGAGATGCACCGTCGCCGGATTTGCCCCAATTCATGGTGCCGGTGCCTACGGTGAACATCAGGCTGCCGGACACGTTTTCGCTGGCAATTGCGTCTATCTGGGTGCGCAGGCGCTCGATGGCGCCGAAGGTGTCGCTCCCCTTAATCCCGCGCGGCATGACATTGGATGCTTCAAAGCTTACATCAAATGCCCCCTTGACCTTGAAATCAACCGCCTCGGCCGCTTCCGGCGCAAGCAGCAAGCCCCCGGCAAGCAACACTCCCAGTACGTTGTTGCGAACAGCTTTCATCATTCCTCCTGTGCAAGTTAGTGCAACCATACAGAAACCTCTTCCAGTAATGCTCTGTAATGGCGCTTTCCGGGGGCCTGCACCGTTGCCGCAACAACGTTTTTTGAAAAAAGTTTATTTTTTCACAATCAATAGGTATCACCTCTCAAAAATTGCATAACATGCTATTTAAAAAGAATATTTTTATAAATGTGAAAAAAATATTCAGAAAAGGTTGCCGCAACAACGTCACTAGCACCACTGCTAGCCTAGGTTTTTGAACCAATACGGCAGTGGATGATTTTTTTCACAAAAAATGCAAAATGGCAGACAATGAAAAGGAGAGGCGCAATGCAGGATTCGCCGCGCATCAGCAATAACTACTTTGACGGCCTTGCTGTTACAGGACGCCACAAGGCTGTGTTCTTTATCATCATGGTCGCATACTTCTGCGAACAGATGGATAACTGGAACTTCGGCTTTATTGCCCCGGCGCTGATGCACAACTGGGGGCTGACCATGAAGGACATCGGAACCGTGACCTTCTGGTATTTTGCCTCCATGACCCTCGGCGGATTTGTCGGCGGATTTATCTCAGACATCATCGGGCGGCGCAAAACCTTTCTCATTGCCATCACGCTGTTTTCCACAGCCTCTATCATCAACGGCCTCACGGATAGCTTCCACGTATTTGTGGCATCACGCGCCCTGACGGGCTTTGGCGTGTTCTGCCTCATGGTCTGCTCGCAGGCCTATATTGCAGAAATGGCCCCGGCCGAGAGCCGCGGCAAATGGCAAAACATGATCGCGGGCGTTGGTTTTTGCGCCGTGCCGGTCGTTGGCATGCTCTGCCGCCTGATCATTCCCCTGCACGAAGAAGCCTGGCGCTACATCTTCTATATGGGCGGCGTTGGCTACATCGCTCTCATCATCGCCTGGCGCTACCTTGATGAGTCCCCCCGCTGGCTCGTGGCCCGTGGCCGCATTGCGGAGGCGGAAGCCGTGATGAAAGACCTTACCGGCAGAGACATCGACCTTGCCGATGCGGCCAGCAAATGCATGACCCAGAAGCCGCCGCTCAAGGAAGTGCTGCTTGGCATGTGCAGCTCCAAATACCTCAAACGTACTCTGGTTATTCTTCTGCTGGTGGTTTGTACCAACCCTGCCACCTTTGTGGTCACCAACTGGACTGCCACCCTGCTCAAGGCCCACGGTTTCCCGCTTGAAGACACCCTTATGGCCACCACGCTCATTTCCATTGGCGTACCGCTTGGGCTGTTTGCCTCCAGTGCATTTACCGACAAGGGCGGATGCAAGATTCCCATTGTCATCATGCTGCTTGTGATGGCCGTGCTTGCCCCCATCTTTGGCAATTTAAGCCAATACTGGGTAGTGGTGCTTACCGGCGCAGTGCTTACGGCCTTTGTGATGGGCATGGGTTTCACCGTATTTTCCTACACGGCGGAATCCTACCCCACCCACCTTCGCAACACCGCCACGGGTTTCCACTCCTCAATTGGTCGTCTGGCCGTTGCTTTCTCACAACCTCTCATTCCTGTTGTCTATGCAGCATACAGTTTTGACGGAGTGTTTTATATTTTCAGCATGCTGTGCATCATCCCCGCCATTGTCGTTGGCGTATGGGGTGCGCGCACGGGTGGCAAGTCGCTCGAAGACATTGCCTAACCTCCGGCTAAAACAGGAATTTACGCATCTGCATTCACGGTTTTTCGTAACAGGAGGCTCACATGGGCATAACCCTTTATACAGCGCCGGACTGCATCCGCTGCAAGATCGTCAAAGCCTTTCTTGCCGAACGCGGGATTGCATACGACACCATAGATTTCAAGGCTGACGCGCAGGAATTCAACACGTTCTATCGCACAAACCGCAAGGCCATTTACCGCAATCCTGAAGGGGTGGAATTTCCCCTGTTCTCCGATGGCGAGGTCATCAAGCAGGGTTCCGGCGAAATCATCGCCTACCTGCTCTCGGGCCACACGCTGGAGGCCTGCGTAACCCGCAGCGACATGCTCCACGGCAAAATTGCGGGCCTTTACCCTTCGCAATGCCCTGCCGGGCAGGAAGATAATTTTGCGATTCTTGTTGATCGACTGGCTGCTGGCGGCTTGCAGGTCTGGTTGCAGACCGATGGCCGCAAGCCGGATCTGCTGGAAAAGCTGCTGAAGATCAAGGATGTGCACGTAGTCTGCAATCTTGTGGGCGGCCCTGAGGCAAGCACAAAAATTTTTGGCGGCGCGCCCAGCAAGGAAGAACTGGCAAAAACCATGGCCCTTGTGCAGGCCACGCCCGATGGCTCGGTGCGCTTTCTGGCCATGCCGCTTCCCGCTGGCGATGGCTGGGACTGGCCCAAGAGGGAAGATGCCGCAGCGGCGGCAAAACTGGTGGCCGAGGCCTGCGGCCAGCCCACCATGCCCTACAGCATCACCGCCGTCACGGCGGATATGGTATGGGACATGCGCGGGCTTGAGCCCCTGCCGGAGCAGAACCTGCTCATGTACCGCTCCGCCTCGCGCCAGCACCTGTTCAAGGCAGACATCGTTAAATAGGGGGCGTCATGCAATCTTTTGATACTGTCATTCTGGGCGGCGGCCCCGGCGGAACCACGGCAGCGCGTATTCTTGCCCAGGCGGGCAAGAGCGTTGCCCTGGTGGAAAACACACACCTTGGCGGCACCTGCCTGAACTGCGGCTGCATCCCCACCAAGATGCTGCTCGGCGCTGTGGCCCCGCTGGCGCATCTGCATGCCCAGCAACGAACCCGTGTAGCCAAGGGCGAAATTGCCGTTGACTTTGCAGCGCTCCAAACGCGCGTGAGCCGCTTCACCTCAGGAACGAGCAAAACGCTTGGCAAAAGCCTTGCCAGCATGGGCGTGACGATCTTTACCGGGCGCGGCGAAGGCATCGCGCCGGGCACAGTGCGAGTCCATGCCGAAGATGGCACTACGGATCTGACAGCCCAGCACATCATTCTGGCCTGCGGGTCATCATCAGCGGCATTTCCCGGTCTGACGCCCGATCACGATTGCGTGCTGGACAGCACCGACCTGCTGCGCATTGAATCTGTTCCTGAGAGTCTTGTCATCATTGGCGCGGGGGCCATCGGCCTTGAACTGGGTGATTTTTTCTCGGCCATGGGCTGCAAGGTGACCATAGTGGAGGCTGCGCCCCACATCGCACCTCTGGAAGATACCGATATCGCCGCAGAATTGCGCCGGGCACTGCAAAAAAACGGCATAACCTGCCACGAAGGCGCACGGGCCAAAGACTTGCGCACAGTTGACGGGCAGGCGCAGCTCACCCTGGAAGACGGCACGGTAATCAGCGCAGCCAAGGCTCTGGTGGCTGTGGGCCGCACGCCCAACACCGCCGGGCTGAACGCCCAGCAATGGGGCTGCAATCTCAACAAGCGCGGCTATGTTGAGACAAACGCCTTTCTTGAAGCCGCCCCTAACGTCTACGCCGTGGGCGACGTCAACGGCCTTGTGCTGCTGGCCCACGCTGCGGAACATCAGGCTGTGTACGTGGCGGAACGCATCCTTGGCGAAAGCGCCGGAGAATATCAGTCCGGCCCGGTGCCCTCATGCGTTTACGGGGCAATGGAAGTCATGCGCGTCGGCCAGACGGCGGAGGCCCTCCTGCGCGAAGGCAAGAACGTGGAAGTCTCCCAGGCGGCCCTGTCCCTGAATCCCATTGCGCAGGCAAGCGGCGGCACAGCCGGATTTGTCAAAACAGTCTGGAGCGATGGCAAAATTGCAGGCATTGCCGCTGTTGGCGCAGGAGTTTCACACCTTGTGATGGTGGCCCTGCTGCTGATCAAGGAAGGCTATACGGCGCAAAACCTGCACAAAGTCATGTTTGCCCATCCCACGCTGGATGAAATTGTGTCCATGTCCATTATGGCGCCCAGAGTGCGCGTGGAATCCAACTGACCCGGCTACCACCAAGGAGAATACCGTGAACTTTCCTCACGACAGAAAATATCATGCAGAACATCTGTGGGCGCAAAGCCAGCCCGACGGCACCTGCATCATCGGCATTACCGACTTTGCCCAGGATCAACTGGGCGGGGTGATCTTTGTTGACCTGCCCGCTGTGGGCGCAAGCTTCCGGCAGGGGGAATCCTGCGCTTCCATTGAATCCGTAAAGGTGACCAGCGAGGCCATCATGCCCGTCTCCGGTCAGGTTACGGCCATTAACGAAGCCCTCGCAGACGCCCCGGAACTGCTCAACGACGATCCCTACAATCAGGGATGGCTGATAAAGGTGCAACCCACGGCCCCCGATGAAGGCGGATGCATCACAGCCGAGGAATACGCTCAGGCTGTGGCAAGCTGACCTGCCCCATTGTTAAACTCCCCCAGCAATAGCCCCGAAGAATTGCCCTTCGGGGCTATTCTTTTATCACGCGGTAGCAACGTTCTTCTTCATGTGCACTCACCACGCTGCCGAAACTGACTGAACAACAATTTTTGGCGTACAAACGCACAGCCCCTGAGTCTGTAAAAGACTCAGGGGCTGTGAACTTTCGTGGAGCGGATTTTATTTTACTGCGGTGGGCTTCCAAACTTCAAAGAATTTTGGATAACCGGGCAACAACGGAGCCTTAACGCTCAGATCCTTGCCCTTGAGGCCGGGATAATCGGGAGCATAGCGATAAGCCCTGTGGATCATATTGGTAAATGTCTGATGGGCATTGGGCACGGCATCCTCACGGTCGGAGAAAACAGGTTTGGCCTGCCCTGCCATGATGGGGTTCACAAATTCCCATACAACCTCGCCTGTGGGGGTTACTTCAAAAAGATGCCCCTGATGCGTGGATGTCACAAGTACGTTGCCGTTGGGCAGTCTTTCCGCAGCGCCCTGTCGGTAGCTGAAAAAGCTGTTGGCGCCATTGGCGGCATATTGCCATACGACCTTGCCGCTGGCAGGGTCAACCTCAATCACGCGGGAGCGGTTGCCCTCGGGCCGTTCCGAGCCGTTGTCAAATATCTGCACATTACCGTTGGGCAACATGGTGGCGTTGTGTTCGCCAAAAACCTGCTGGGTGCCGTCGTAGTACCATTCGGGACGCGTCCCCTTGCCGTAGGCGGCGGGGTTGCCCCAGCGCTTGACGATTTTGCCCGACTTTTTGTCAACAATATAAAATTCGCTGAAGTTGCGGGAATTCAGCAAAATCTGGTCGGTCTTGGGCAGGTACTGCACTGTGTTGAAATGCGACCAGTCAAAGCTGTCGTATCCAGGCCCCACAGGTGTGGGCAGAGCAAAGTTGATGTCCAGTTGATCCGGGCCGGTGC
This is a stretch of genomic DNA from Desulfovibrio desulfuricans. It encodes these proteins:
- a CDS encoding outer membrane homotrimeric porin, with the protein product MKAVRNNVLGVLLAGGLLLAPEAAEAVDFKVKGAFDVSFEASNVMPRGIKGSDTFGAIERLRTQIDAIASENVSGSLMFTVGTGTMNWGKSGDGASLGADSSKNLGVRHAYIDWLVPRTDIKVRMGMQPQLLPGYVTGWSAVYGQYSTGVTVSSPLVSSGDYKMGLTGFWARPYNDNSEITQNGQTQKNYLDNLDLLALTLPITGNGLKITPWGMYGLIGENSLRGINNNTDQREPAIYAPRGGLMPVLGSGGNYVSTFEKKYRNANNTWGNGFWGGLTSDVTAFEPFDIAAEFTYGRVDMGELKDYTQFSSTGQTKTFDLVRQGWYAALRVDYKCDWGVPGITAWYGSGDDSNPYNGSERLPVFNSPWPVTPLGFGGGFFDLNTWKVLGHNPGGLAGVVGTIKDVSFIDDLTHTFKLAYFHGTNSAEMPRKANMTSYPSRADGPMAYLTTTDHAWEGSVSNTYKIYDNLLMNVEAAYVNLHLDGSTWRGVEDSQYRDNWRVSLTFRYQF
- a CDS encoding MFS transporter; translated protein: MQDSPRISNNYFDGLAVTGRHKAVFFIIMVAYFCEQMDNWNFGFIAPALMHNWGLTMKDIGTVTFWYFASMTLGGFVGGFISDIIGRRKTFLIAITLFSTASIINGLTDSFHVFVASRALTGFGVFCLMVCSQAYIAEMAPAESRGKWQNMIAGVGFCAVPVVGMLCRLIIPLHEEAWRYIFYMGGVGYIALIIAWRYLDESPRWLVARGRIAEAEAVMKDLTGRDIDLADAASKCMTQKPPLKEVLLGMCSSKYLKRTLVILLLVVCTNPATFVVTNWTATLLKAHGFPLEDTLMATTLISIGVPLGLFASSAFTDKGGCKIPIVIMLLVMAVLAPIFGNLSQYWVVVLTGAVLTAFVMGMGFTVFSYTAESYPTHLRNTATGFHSSIGRLAVAFSQPLIPVVYAAYSFDGVFYIFSMLCIIPAIVVGVWGARTGGKSLEDIA
- a CDS encoding glutaredoxin family protein, yielding MGITLYTAPDCIRCKIVKAFLAERGIAYDTIDFKADAQEFNTFYRTNRKAIYRNPEGVEFPLFSDGEVIKQGSGEIIAYLLSGHTLEACVTRSDMLHGKIAGLYPSQCPAGQEDNFAILVDRLAAGGLQVWLQTDGRKPDLLEKLLKIKDVHVVCNLVGGPEASTKIFGGAPSKEELAKTMALVQATPDGSVRFLAMPLPAGDGWDWPKREDAAAAAKLVAEACGQPTMPYSITAVTADMVWDMRGLEPLPEQNLLMYRSASRQHLFKADIVK
- a CDS encoding dihydrolipoyl dehydrogenase family protein; amino-acid sequence: MQSFDTVILGGGPGGTTAARILAQAGKSVALVENTHLGGTCLNCGCIPTKMLLGAVAPLAHLHAQQRTRVAKGEIAVDFAALQTRVSRFTSGTSKTLGKSLASMGVTIFTGRGEGIAPGTVRVHAEDGTTDLTAQHIILACGSSSAAFPGLTPDHDCVLDSTDLLRIESVPESLVIIGAGAIGLELGDFFSAMGCKVTIVEAAPHIAPLEDTDIAAELRRALQKNGITCHEGARAKDLRTVDGQAQLTLEDGTVISAAKALVAVGRTPNTAGLNAQQWGCNLNKRGYVETNAFLEAAPNVYAVGDVNGLVLLAHAAEHQAVYVAERILGESAGEYQSGPVPSCVYGAMEVMRVGQTAEALLREGKNVEVSQAALSLNPIAQASGGTAGFVKTVWSDGKIAGIAAVGAGVSHLVMVALLLIKEGYTAQNLHKVMFAHPTLDEIVSMSIMAPRVRVESN
- the gcvH gene encoding glycine cleavage system protein GcvH, translating into MNFPHDRKYHAEHLWAQSQPDGTCIIGITDFAQDQLGGVIFVDLPAVGASFRQGESCASIESVKVTSEAIMPVSGQVTAINEALADAPELLNDDPYNQGWLIKVQPTAPDEGGCITAEEYAQAVAS
- a CDS encoding aryl-sulfate sulfotransferase; this encodes MRFRASISLLAGLLALGLSTQAPAYEVHDGPTGVIKLVPEKTFKGYTLFAPTVKCTTTYLIDMNGDVVHTWKSKYPPGLYATLLPNGNLLRAAAPKDQPVKIGGAGGIIEEMDWNGNVVWSYTMLTENEIQHHCFDRMPNGNTMILGWERKTPAEFQAKGRKPGTWPEEVKIKGQAVRDFWVDFVREVDKNGKTVWEWHAWDHIGTGPDQLDINFALPTPVGPGYDSFDWSHFNTVQYLPKTDQILLNSRNFSEFYIVDKKSGKIVKRWGNPAAYGKGTRPEWYYDGTQQVFGEHNATMLPNGNVQIFDNGSERPEGNRSRVIEVDPASGKVVWQYAANGANSFFSYRQGAAERLPNGNVLVTSTHQGHLFEVTPTGEVVWEFVNPIMAGQAKPVFSDREDAVPNAHQTFTNMIHRAYRYAPDYPGLKGKDLSVKAPLLPGYPKFFEVWKPTAVK